The segment AGCGTTATGGTTCGTGTTAGAGCACCCGAAATCCCTAAACATCTGGATTGGCTTAATTCGGATTGGCTTAATGTAGCGCAACCTGGTTTATCACTGAAGGCATTGCGAGGCTATGTCGTTCTATTAGATTTTTGGACGTATGGGTGCATCAACTGTTTGCATATCATTCCTGATTTGAAGTTTTTAGAACAAAAGTATGGCGATCGCCTCGTCATTCTTGGAGTTCACACAGCTAAATTTGACCACGAAAACAATCGTGATAGTGTGCAGCAGGCAATATTGCGTTATGGTGTGCCGCATCCAGTAGTCATCGATCGCGATCGCCACCTCTGGGATCAGTATGCAGTGAGAGCATATCCCACTATCGTCGTGATTGACCCAAAAGGTTATGTTGTCAGGACGATAGTCGGTGAAGGTCAACGACAGGTGCTAGACGACCTGATTCAACAGGTGTTGGACGAACATGACAGCAAATCCCTCAACGTTGTACCCCTGCCCCTGCCCTCAGAACCCTCCCCATCGTTGATTCTCTCGCCCCTAGCCTTCCCCGGAAAGGTTATAGCCGATGAAGCCAGCGATCGCCTGTTTATTGCAGATACGGGGCATCATCGCCTGGTGATCACGACTCTGGATGGATCACTGAAAGCAGTGATCGGCACAGGTGAAGCAGGCTCAACCAATGGGGATTGGTCAGTCGCTCAGTTTTCTGCGCCACAGGGAATGGCGTTCGATCGCCAGCAACAGGTGTTGTATGTAGCAGATACGGGCAATCATCAGTTGCGCTGTGTTGATTTGCGAGATCAGACCG is part of the Oscillatoria sp. FACHB-1407 genome and harbors:
- a CDS encoding thioredoxin-like domain-containing protein is translated as MVRVRAPEIPKHLDWLNSDWLNVAQPGLSLKALRGYVVLLDFWTYGCINCLHIIPDLKFLEQKYGDRLVILGVHTAKFDHENNRDSVQQAILRYGVPHPVVIDRDRHLWDQYAVRAYPTIVVIDPKGYVVRTIVGEGQRQVLDDLIQQVLDEHDSKSLNVVPLPLPSEPSPSLILSPLAFPGKVIADEASDRLFIADTGHHRLVITTLDGSLKAVIGTGEAGSTNGDWSVAQFSAPQGMAFDRQQQVLYVADTGNHQLRCVDLRDQTVKAIAGTGVQSRWLFPHGGQALEVDLNSPWDVVQIENQLYIAMAGSHQIWVMDLLEHTIQTWSGTGAEFCADGSPEVAAFAQPSGLATDSEELFVADSESSSIRGVKVAPVPIARTVCGSGQLFGFGDRDGAGSDVRLQHCLGVVYAEGYLWIADTYNHKVKQVNPTTNECKTVAGGGIPGFQDELGIDATFAEPSGLTYARQHLYVADTNNHVIRHIQLNSLEVSTLPIPDLCSPYVCLPD